The Elusimicrobiota bacterium genome contains the following window.
AATATTATCCCCTAGGTTTTGTGAATGTGTTGCCCGTGCGCTTGCGAGTAAGAAAAAGGTGTTAGCAACTATAAGGATGAACGCGCAACCGTTTTCCGACGAAATTAAGCGTATGTATGATTCTGAGGTAGTAGAGGTTACACGTCAAAATTATTTGGAAGTAAAAAAGTATGTTAAGGAGTGGTTAGGGAAAGTGTTAACCTGAAAAATTAGGATAAAATACTTGAAAATATGTTGAAAGGGGTTGGTAGGAAATATGGTGTATGATAACAGAAAACCTGGTAAAATTGAGGTTAAAGCTCAGCGCGCGGTTGGGAAAACGTTTACTCCTGAGATAGTAGACAGTAGTATATTGGAAACATTCCCGTATGAATACCCGCATCGCGGGGTGGATGTTGTGCATATGACAAACGAGTTTACTTGTGTATGCCCGTTTTCGGGGTTACCCGATTTCGCGGAACTCATTATCGCGTATGTACCAAATAAAAAATGTATTGAACTAAAATCGTTGAAGTATTACCTATACTCCTACCGCCAGGTGAAGATTTTTAATGAGCATGTGGTTAATAAAATACTGGATGATCTCGTGAATGTATCCAAACCGCGGAAAATGACGGTTACCGGTAAGTTCACCACCCGCGGGGGTATATCCACAACGGTTTCGGCGGAGTATAACGGTAAGAAAAAGTAGGGAGTGAAGGTGGGGATAAAAGTTAATGATGATAACTAATCCAATTGGTATTCTGACAGTTCTGGTGGTAGCACTTGGTGGAATTTACTGGGTGTCAGGCTTTAAAAAACTGGAGAAATTCTTTGATATATTTCCGCCGATAATATGGTGTTACTTCATCCCGATGATATTGAGTACTGCAGGGATACTGCCTTCTGATACGCCGTTGTATAAGTCAATGAAAGAAGTTCTTCTCCCGGCAGCGCTTGTATTGTTGTTATTAAGTACCGACCTTCCCGGTATTGTGAGGCTGGGTTTTATCGCGTTGTCCATGATGTTTATCGGTACGTTTGGGATTATACTAGGCGCGTCAGTATCGACATTGATATTTAAACCATGGCTTCCTGCGGATGCGTGGATGGGTATCGGTGCATTATCCGGCAGTTGGATCGGTGGGAGTGCGAATATGATCGCTATAAAAGAAGCACTGGGTACGCCAGCTAATATTTTTACTCCGATGGTAGTAGTGGATACCGTAGTGGGTTATAGCTGGATGGGGATAATGATCGCATTATCAGTGCATCAGGATAAGTTTGATAGATGGAACCATTCCACCCGTGGAGCGATTGATGATATCGCTAAACGGTTACTGGTAGCTCAGACTCAGGGCCAAAAACAGGCACGTACGGCGGATCTGTCAATAATGCTGGCGTTGGCGTTTGGGTTAGGATTTTTATCCGTTGAACTTGGGCGGTTATTGCCGGATATAAAAGGTATTGCGAATTATTTTACCTGGGCGATAGTATTAGCGACAACGTTTGGGTTATTGTTGTCCTACACAAAAGTATCAAAACTGGAAACAGTTGGCGCGTCAAAGTTTGGGTATCTCATGCTATACCTTATGCTCGCGTCAGTTGGCGCACAGGGGGATCTTAAGGCTGTAATTCAGGCACCGGTGTTTATTTTACTGGGAATAGTATGGGTGATGGTGCATATTGGATGTTTATTCATAGGTGCACGGGTGTTAAAAGCGCCAATGTTTTTCGCTGCAACTGCAAGTATGGCAAATATAGGGGGTACGGTTACCTCGCCGATTATTGCGGCAATATACCAACCCGGCCTTGCACCGGTAGGGTTGTTACTGGCGGTACTGGGACAAATTATGGGGACGTATCTCGGGATCGTGGTGGCGTATATCGCGAAATGGATTTTGTCATTGTGAAAAAAACCGTAGTACTGTTGTTAATACTTGCCATTGTATTTGTTGTAGTTAAAATTTATGCGTATTATCCGTTGTATAACGGCAAGATAATTCCTACCCCGCAAAAAGTGGAGTATATGAATGAGTTTATTGTGTTAGCTAGTTCCGCTTCCTTTACAAGAATGGTGAAGATAATCGTAGGTACTGATGCTATGCCGCAAATGAACTCTGTGGCTGGCAGTTTGCAGTCGCATATATACATACTTACTGGTTCGACCCCGGCGGTGGTGAACGATATGGTGAAATTACAGGAACATAGCGTGTATATATCCGTTGGAACTATTAGTGATAATAAATACAATAAGGAGTATAACAATAATAAGTTTATT
Protein-coding sequences here:
- a CDS encoding DUF819 family protein; amino-acid sequence: MMITNPIGILTVLVVALGGIYWVSGFKKLEKFFDIFPPIIWCYFIPMILSTAGILPSDTPLYKSMKEVLLPAALVLLLLSTDLPGIVRLGFIALSMMFIGTFGIILGASVSTLIFKPWLPADAWMGIGALSGSWIGGSANMIAIKEALGTPANIFTPMVVVDTVVGYSWMGIMIALSVHQDKFDRWNHSTRGAIDDIAKRLLVAQTQGQKQARTADLSIMLALAFGLGFLSVELGRLLPDIKGIANYFTWAIVLATTFGLLLSYTKVSKLETVGASKFGYLMLYLMLASVGAQGDLKAVIQAPVFILLGIVWVMVHIGCLFIGARVLKAPMFFAATASMANIGGTVTSPIIAAIYQPGLAPVGLLLAVLGQIMGTYLGIVVAYIAKWILSL
- the queF gene encoding preQ(1) synthase; this translates as MVYDNRKPGKIEVKAQRAVGKTFTPEIVDSSILETFPYEYPHRGVDVVHMTNEFTCVCPFSGLPDFAELIIAYVPNKKCIELKSLKYYLYSYRQVKIFNEHVVNKILDDLVNVSKPRKMTVTGKFTTRGGISTTVSAEYNGKKK